Genomic DNA from Triticum dicoccoides isolate Atlit2015 ecotype Zavitan chromosome 4B, WEW_v2.0, whole genome shotgun sequence:
AGCATCTAATCTCGAAGACATCAGtgaaggaggcatgggacacgctCAAGACGTTGCATCTAGGGCACTCGCATGTGCGCGAGGCGAACTTGCAAACTTTGCTGAAGAGTTACGAGAATCTGGGGATGGGAGAAGACGAGACGGTGGACGCCTTCGCAGCGAGGGTTGCTTCCATGGTGAACGGGATTCACGGTCTCGGAGAGAAGTTAGAGGACATCTCCGTGGTCCGGCGTTTCCTACGTGCCGCTCCACCGCGCTACATGCCGATTGTGTCAGCGATCGAGCAGTGTGTTGATCTCAAGACCCTCACTTTGGATGATCTGGTTGGTCGCTTCAAGGCCCATGACGAGCGGATGAAGCTGAGTTACGGTGATGCAAAAGAGGATGAGTACCTGATGCTAACGCGTGCTCAGTGGCTGGCATTGGTTTTCAAGGAGAACAATTTCGACAAGGCGTCCGGTAGTGGTGGGAAGTGCCGTCCCGCAAAGGACACCGACGATCAGTCGGAGAAGCCAAAGAAGAAAAAGTTCGACAAGAGAAACATCCGCTGCCACAACTGTAATCTGCCCGGGCACTTCAAGTCGGAGTGCAAGAATCCCCCAAAGGAGAAGGCGCTCATGGTCCAGGAAGATGATGAAAGTGACATGATGTTGATGTGTGAACTCGTGGACGAGGAGGATCCAGTTCTTCAAGCGTCGGCTAAAGAAATTGTCGCGCTCTGTGAAGAAAAAGTTCGCTCTCAAGATCGTGTTTCGGGAACTCGTGTCGACGCTACAGACGCGGGGGGTGATTCCGAAAGTTATGCCGATGTTACAGGCATAAGTGCTAACTTCGCTGAAGTGGATGCAGCGATTGCCGCGTGTGCTCGGCCGTGGAGAAGCAGTCGTCGTGTGATGCGTCCAGGAAAATCAAAGGCTTACGTGGCGCCGAAAGTCCATGAAGAAACAACAGACATAAGTGCAATGACTGTTGTTGATGCTAATGCAGAGACAGACACAGATGCTACTCGAGTGTATGTGGCCTTAGAAGTTGACGAAGAAGCAAGGCGTACAGGTGACGTGCTGCCGGACAAACAAGGCACATGTGTAGTGATTGCTGGGTACGCTCGGCCGACGTCTCGGCTAGGAGAGCCGAAACCAGTACGAGGCCCATGCAAGGGCGTTGTTGGATGGAGGCGAGAAGATCCATGTGAGGAAGTGTCTCATAGTCCTTACGTGGTGGCACCTGGAGTTTTACCAAGAGGCAAAGATGCAACGCTAGTCCCATACACCGGGGGTGCACTAGCATCACTTGGTGGCCAGCCAGCAAGTACGTCCAGTACTCTGCATGTTAGCCCAGAAGCGGGCATTAGTGGTGGCTCGCGGTTGCTAGCAGACTTGTACGCAGAAAAGGATGCCACTTCGGCATCTACGTCGCCTCCGACAGTACTGGAGGAAAGGACACTATCATCTACATCCGTCTTGCTTCAACCGGTGTTGCACCCCTATTCGAAGAAAACTCTTCGGATGCTTGACCCGGTAAAGGTGAAAAGGAGTGGGTGACAGTGTCTAACAAGCGCCGAGGAACCGGTGGATTTTGAGGATGCGAACACGAAGGAGTGTTGGCGTCACGCTATGGAAGAGGAGTTGAGGTCAATCCACGACAACAATGCATGGAAGCTTGTGGATCTTCCCAACAATGAAAAATCCATGGATCTCAAGTGGGAATTTACGATCAAGAGAGATGTCGAAGGGTCCATGAAGCACAATGCAAGGCTAGTGGCCAAAGAGTACGTGCAAGAGGAAAGTGTGGACTTAGAAGAAGTGTTCGTTCCCGTTACAAAGATGAAATCGGGGAGACTACTCATCGCTCTCGCGGTTCAGGAATCATGGAAGATACATCACATGGATGTAAAATCCACGTTGTTGAATGTCGAGTTAGAAGGAGAGGTTTATGTGAACCAACCACCGGGGTTCATCAAAGAGGGACAAGAGCACAAGGTACTGAAGCTACACAAAGTCTTGTACGGGCTACGGCAAGGCTCTCGGGCGTGGAACATCAAACTTGATCAGACGATGATTTCTCTTGGATTTGAGAAAGCCCCACTAGAGTATGCAATGTACAAGAGAGGTGAAGGAAAGGATCGTCTACTAGTTGGCATCTACGTCGACGGCCTATTGATAACTGGAGCAGATGAAAAGGTGATTGCAAAGTTCAAGCTACAAATGAAGGACCTTTTCAAGATGGATGATCTCGGCCTTTTGAGTTGCAACCTCGGGACAGAGGTACATCAAAAGCCTGAGGGGATCACACTATGCCAGGAGGCATATGCAAGGAAGGTACTCGAAAGCCGTGGCATTAAAAATTGCAATCACATTGTCGCTTCAATAGAACCTCGTCTTGAGCTGAGCAAGATGGAGATGGTGAAACTACTTGGGTATAGTGGTAGTGACAATGAAGGGATTGTTGACGACCGTAAGAGTACCTCGGACGTGGCATATTTCCTTGATGGAAGCATAGTAAGCTGGCTATCACGAAAGCATAAAGTGGTGACATCGACTTCAGGTGAAGCGGTGTGTCAATGTGTGTGGTTAGGGATGCTACACGGTGATCTCATGGATCGAGATCCGGAACCAGTGGTGCTCTATGTTGACAGTGAGTCTATAACTTTTCTATCTGAGAATCCAGTGCAGCAAGAAAGGAGCAAGCACATTGATACGATGTATCATTACATAAAGGATTGCACGGAAGAAGGTAAGACGGAGGTCAACCACATTCGCACCGATGATCAGCTGGCGGACATCCAGACCAAGGCTTTAGATCGAGAGAAGATCGTGAAGAGGCGAAAGAAGGGCGTCCGAGCTGTGACATGACGACGTCGTGTTTAGGGGGGGTGATTGTTAGGAATAACCACGACGTGTGATTCTGTGTCCGGGTCGTACACAGATCAATTACCTATTGTAGTAGGATTAGGACTTGTAACCGAATAGGTTAGCTCGTGTTGATCGGGCTACAATATATACGTAGCTATACCCCTGTAACTTGTGAATCGTGAGTTGGAGCAATGAAGCAATACCAGGAGCGTCACGCCCCTGTGGCAATCAGCCAAGTTCTGTGCGTGCGTGTTGTTTAGTTTCCGGCCGCCTGGCCGTCGTGTACGCGCGTGTATCTTTGGCGTTGCTTGCCCAAAGATCGATCAGGAGCAGACTAGCAAGTACAAGCTAGCTTTGCACTATGGCGCAGTCCATCTCGACGTAAAAGCACTTCGTCGAGTTCGGTAGCCAGCGCCGCTTCGCTTCGTCGTCGTTCGTCGTCGGTCGTTGCCGTCGCCGGAAAGTACTCGGTGTCGGGTCTGGGCCAACAGCCccggcattaaaattaataaatcaATCGAACCCAATAAAAAAATCAACAATATCTTATGCTTACCTCATATATGACTACGGGAAGTTATTTCTACTGATTCCATTGTGGGAGCAGATCTAATTCACCTTCTTTGTTGCTGCAAACTATAATTATAGTTAACTGATTTGCTTGCATGGCTGAAGAACAGAAAATTGATACTGTTACGGAGGAGGAAGAGAATGGACACAACACACATCGATTATGCTCGAGACTGCGAGGTTATACAAGGTGCTGGCCGCAGCCGAGCGAGATCGTGGGTTAGCCACTAACAGGACGACGTGCAGCACTACTCAAGCAAAACTGCTGCACGGTCAAAGCTCTACGTATGGCATACTATATAGGAGCACATACGGTATGACTACCTAGTCTAACACCCCCCCGCAGTCGTGACGTCGGCGGCAGCGACGCAAAGACTAGACCGGAAGTCACAGAAGACCTCTGTCGGCAGCCCCTTTGTCATGCTATCCGCAAGTTGCTGCCACGTGGGAATATGAAGAACACGGAACTCGCCGAGCGCCACCCGCTCGCGAACGAAGAGGATATCCAGCTCCACGTGCTTCGTCCGGCGATGATGGACTGGGTTGGCCGACAGGTAGATGGCGGAGACATTGTCGCAGTACACCAGCGTGGCCTTGTCAATGGGGTGGAACAGCTCGCCAAGTAGTTGCCGAAGCCAGATGCACTCTGCGACGACGTTCGCGACGCCGCGGTACTCCGCCTCGGTGCTGGAGCGTGAGACGGTGGCTTGCCGCTTCGACGACCAAGAGACGAGGGCGTCACCGAGGTAGATGCAGAAGCCGAAGGTGGATCGCCGGGTGTTGGGGCAGCCCGCCCAGTCGGCGTCTGTGAACGCCCACAGGTCGAGTACACGCGAGGCGCGGAGATGGAGACCGAGCGCCGGCGTGCCGCGCACGTACCGGAGCACACGCTTGATCAACCCGAGGTGGcactcacggggatcatgcatgtGAAGGCAGATCTGTTGCACAGCGTACGCGATCTCTGGGCGCGTGATCGTCAGGTACTGAAGAGCGCCAGCGATGCTGCGGTAGGCGGACGGATCATCGACACGAGGCCCGTCCGCGGTCGGCAGCTTGCCCTTGGTGTCGATTGGAGTGGGAGACGGGCGACAGGAGTCCATGCCGGCGCGGTCCAGAATATCAGCGGCGTACTGCTGCTGGCAGAGGAAGAACCCCGCCGGCGTGCGCGTGACACGGATGCCAAGGAAGAAGTGGAGAGGACCAAGGTCCTTCATGGCGAACTCCGCTGTGAGCTGAGCGACGACGTGCCGGAGCGCCGCAGGCGAGGACGCCGTGaggatgatgtcatcgacgtagagAAGTAGTAGGGCGGTGTCGGGTCCGCGGCGACGAGTGAAGAGCGACGAGTCAGAGCGTGTCGCGGTGAAGCCGATGGACTGAAGGAAGCCAGCAAAGCGGAGAAACCACGCTCGCGGCGCCTGCTTCAAGCCATAAAGAGACTTGGAGAGGTGATAGACATGGTGAGGCTTGGCGGCGTCGACGAAGCCCGCCGGCTGGAGACAGTACACTTATTCGTCCAGCGTGCCGTGCAAAAAGGCGTTGGACACATCAAGTTGATGGACCGGCCAGTTGCGCGACGCGGCGAGAGTCAACACCGTGCGAATGGTTGCCGGCTTGACGACCGGCGAGAAGGTCTCGCCGTAATCAACGCCGGCGCACTGCCGGAACCTGCGGACAACCCATCgggccttgtagcgctcgagagaccCGTGTGCCTTGTACTTGTGCTTGAAAACCCACTTGCCGGTGATTAGGTTGGCGCCAGGAGGCCGAGGCACCAGCTCCCAGGTGCGGTTGCGCACGAGAGCATCGAACTCGTCGCGCATGGCTGCAAGCCAGTGCGGGTCGCGAACGGCGACGCGAACGGACGAGGGCACCGGTGAGACGATCGCCGGCGAAGTAGTGGCGACGAGGCCGTCGTGGTAGTGTGGGTTGGAGCGGAGCTTGCCGGTCTGCGCGCGTGTCACcatacgacgcggagccggtggcgCCACTGGAGCTGGTGGCAGCGACGAAGAGACGCACGGCGCCGGCTGTGCATAGGAGGAAGACGAAGGGCCGGGGTCAGGGAGGCGCGCACCACGGGCGTCGATCGACAGATCGGCGGTTGCATGCTATTGCATGCGGGGCGCGCTGGGCGAGGACGGGACGCCACGGGATGAAGATCCGGTGGTGGAGCTTGAGCACGACGCCCGCGCGCGCAGGTCAGAGACAGCCGCGTCGCCCGCGGCTGCGTGGGTGGAGACGCATGGCTCGCGCGCGCGAGGAGACTCCTCGATCGCAGGTACCTGCAACACGGGCGGTGCAAAGGCAGGTGGCGACGGCGCAGCGGTGTGATGGGGTGGTGATGTGCCGAAGGGAAATACTGTCTCGTCGAAGTAGACGTGGTGAGAGGTAAGAACACGACGCGACGAGGGATCGAAGCAACGGTACCCGCGGTGGTCGGAGGGATAACCCAGGAACACACAGGGCAGGGACCGATGATCGAGCTTGTGTTTAGCGGTGGAGGCAAGGTTTGGGTAGCATAGGCACCCGAAGACGCGAAGGAGAGAGTAGTCGGGAGGAGCACCGAGGAGGAGTTCGTGGGGGGTGCATGGTGTCGTGGCACGGCACGGCCGGCGGTTGAGCAAGTAAGTGGCTGTGTTAAGGGCTTCGGCCCAAAACCGAGCAGGCATGGATGCGTGGAACAGAAGAGCACGAACATAGTCGTTGAGCGTACGCAAGGTGCGCTCGGCTTTCCCGTTTTGCTGGCTAGTGTATGGGCAAGAGAGGCGAAGGTGGGTGCCGTGGTGAGCGAGGAAAGAGCGAACGGCAGCGCTGTCGAACTCACGTCCATTATCTGTCTGTAGCGAGAGAATAGGGAGCTGAAACTGGGTTTTGACATAGGCGTAGAAGTCTAGCAAGACCGGgagcacatcagatttgcgtttaagcgGGAAGGTCCAGACGTAATGAGTGTAGTCGTCGAGCACAACCAAGTAGAATTCATAACCTGAGATGCTTACAACGGGAGATGTCCATACATCAAGATGCAAAACTGCTGCACGATCAAAGCTCTATGTAGGGAGTGGAGATTACCAGGGTTCCAAGACATGTGCGCGGAGGCGCCGGAGTCGAGGTACCACTCGCCGGAGGTGCCCGACGAGGAAGGACCGGCCCTAGCGCTGTGGAGAGCCGCCTGCAGGGACTGCATGTCCCATGCCGCCGGTGGTGCGGTCGACGAGCTAGCGCCGGGCGACCCGTAGGAGGGAGGCGGGCCATAGCCTGGAGGAGAGCCGCCAGGTGCGCCATAGCCAGGAGGCGAGCCACCCGGAGCGCCGGAGCCATAGGGCGCGGCGAACATGGCCTGCTGGTGCGGTGTGCCGGGGCGCGGCCCGAGGACGCCAGTGCCCGGGGCGCGCCACTGCATCGGCCAGGCCTGGATGAGGCCCGTCCAGGAGTTGGCGCCCGGTGTTGGGGCGGGACAGACCGGCACGCGGGACGCCGGTGGAGCAGGTGAAGCAGGCGCGCCACTGTTGCCGCGACCGCGGCGGCGGCCACGTCCGCGCCCACGCGCGGTGTTGTCGTTGCCGGGAGGAGGCTGGCCCGGTGCTGGTGTTGGGGCCGGCGGAGTCGAGGGACCGCGGCCAGCCCAAAGAGCGTGGGCGGACTGCAGGCGAGCCGCCTGCTCCGCGCGATGTTCCTCCAAGAGGAGAAACGAGCGCACCTGAAGGAAGGACGGCAGCGGGTCCTGGGAGGTGATGTGGGGGATCACAGAGTGATACTGGCGGTTGAGAACGCGAAGGAGGTGAAAGACCTGACGGGGGTCCGTCACCGGCTGGCCGAGGTCGTGAAGCTGGTCGGCGAAGCTCTTGAGACGGGTGCAGTATTGCATCACAGTCATGTCACCCTGAACGATGGCGTGGTATTCGACGTCGATGTAGACAGCGCGCGACAACTGATTGTTGCGGAAGATGTCGTCGACGGCGCGCCACACGGTCAGGGCCGTGTCCTCCGGCTGCATGACGGCCTCCAGGAGCTCCGGAGAGATGGTGGAGTACAACCAATGCACGACGGTGTGATCGGCCATCTGCCACTCGGAGTCGCGGGGACGGGGAACCGCCGCGGCGTCGACGTGCGCGCCGAGGCCGAACATGCCGAGCACCGTGTCGAAGTGGCGCCTCCACTACGAGTAGTTGCCGGCGAGCAGGTCCAGGACGACGGGGACGTGACGGCGGATGTCGACGGTCTGGAGAACAGCAGTGGGGACGGACGGAGAGGGTGGTGCAGCGACCGGCTAGACAGCAGGCGGGGCGATGGGCGCAGCCTGTTGAAGAGGCGCGGCATCGAGTACGCCGGCGGCCGCGTCGAGAACGCCAGCGGCACCGTCGACAGAGGAGCGGGGAGAGAGGACGGGGTTTTCGTCCATGGCGGAAGCGGAAGCAGAACCGGGAGCCTGCTCAAAAGGGTTGAGCAGGTCCGGGGCGTCTGATACTGTTACGGAGGAGGAAGAGAATGGACACAACACACATCGATTATGCTCGAGGCCGCGAGGTTATACAAGGTGCTGGCCGCAGCCGAGCGAGATCGTGGGTTAGCCACTAACAGGACGACGTGCAGCACTACTCAAGCAAAACTGCTGCACGGTCAAAGCTCTACTTATGGCATACTATACAGGAGCACATACGGTATGACTATCTAGTCTAATAGATACAACCGTCTACTGTTAGCACAAAAGTCATATCTATAAAGGAGTGCTACAATGCTCTTATTTTTAATTAAGATGAAACCCTACGACTGTCCTAATTTAGTCACTTAAATTCTCATGATACTGGGACGGTGTCAAAAATGTCCTTGCTTCGTGAGGCGCGGAAACAACCCTTTCGTCAGTCTCATACAAAGTTCACTCTTCATCAGTCAGGCAACACGAATCCGAATTAAAAGGAAAACAATTCTTGCCTTGTCAATTCCATCTTGCTCCTCCTTCACATACTCAGATCCAATACCTCCCATCCTAGTACAAATTGTCACCATTCAAATGTGAGAAGGTGCATAACTGCATATGTAAGAGAGAAATAGTGGTTCAGGAAAAGAAAGAGATGTAATTACAGGTTGCGTTCAGAGACAAATTAAGTGCAATATGTCTGTTATCTATCTAAATATACAGCAACCAGTAGCATCATACAAAAAGCAACATACATGCGCCTCACACAGCAGTGACAGCTCCGCCATTGAGTACTcacaagcagcagcagcttcaccaGCGAGCACGCGCTCACAATACACAGCAGCAACTTCCAGCGGCAACCCGAATCTATCATCTTTGTGCTCTgttctctgctccctctccctctctctccctgctTCCCTCTCTTTTTCTCCGCACGAGCCGTCCAGTTCTTTCACTCGGGCAGCGGAGAGCCGGCGAGGCTGCAACCACGAATTCATAAAAAAAATGTCCATGTAAGAATCCACGCGATGATGCAGACCTACGATATAGGAGGATGGAGGCGCTCACCAGGGAGGGGTGGCAGCGGTAGCCAGGGGGCGGACGGGGGCGACGGCGGACGGGCGGCAGCGGCAGCCAGCGGGCggacgggggcggcggcggacgggcgaGCGGTTGTGACCGGGAGGGGCGGCACTCGGGTGGCTGGGAGATGGATGGCGGGCGAGAGGTCGAGGTCGTGGTCGTGGGTCGTGCGGGCAGCGGTTTTTCTTTTACAACGGGGCAGATTAGCGATGGATGGATTGTGGTGGCTTAACGCGTGGTTGCAGCGTAAAACACAGGAGGATTATTGACCATCAGATATTGATGATGGATGGGtgtgattgtttggatctgcctctctcttccttttatagtggtagtagatgagcgaaaacaacagaaacggtcagccagatccagGTGTGTGCGATAGACAGCATACActtcactcagatgaattgtttTGCGCTGGCTAAGACGCTATTAAATCCTCGACGTTAGCGACtagatgggtggtgggtgggataaaAATTCTAGCTTTCCCTGGCTCTTCCCAAATCCAAGATTGTGAGTGTCTGAATTTGATCTAACATCTCATTCAGGACCGTCGGCTGTCCGAAAGACGGGAGGTGATGGACGATCGGATATGTGCCGACGGTAGGGCGAAGGACGGGAGAGAGAGACATGCCATGTGGCAGGCCGCCACTGCACCAAGGGAAAGGCCCCGCCGCTGCCTTCCTAGTAGGTACCAACGCAAGCTTTGCCTGCGGGATCTCTGGTGGCGGCGCGACAAGACGACTAGGGTTGCACATGAGTCCGCGGAAGGGGTGACACAGAGAAGTTAAACTAGGTTGCATGGAGAAGCCAAAGGTGAGGATCTGTGAGTTATGCGGGACATTAATTGCAACCACAACTATATACTCTTGAAATATATAATTTTCGCTAGACGTCCTGTGCACTTAAATGAAGGGAGTAGGACTGCCAAGTAATTGTAAAAAAAAGATAAATAATTTCATATAAAAGAGAACTGAAGATAAATCACGTGGCAGAGGGCAAACCTAGCAAAACTAAAGATATCGCTTCCCTAAAAAGAAGAGCTAAACTGCATACAGATAACCAATGGGTAGCAGATAGAGAGCTGGCAACCGGTCTCCTTCAAAATAAGTGGGAAAATCGTGGCCCGATGGCAACCGGCGGCAAAATCGAGAGCGATGGCCACCGGTGGGTACGGCATTTAAATACATTTTGTTTTGTTGAACGAGTAAGAGTATATACAGTAGGACTTGGCAAATCCGACCACTCAAACACCCAGAAACGCAACTCGGCATATTTGCGGACAGTGACCAGTCAAACCTTAAACTTGGTGTTATGCGTCCAAGTCTCCCATATTTCATCTTTTAAATACATATGCAAAATAAACCTACGTACTATGTGATGCTAGCCACTACGCTTCGTCATCAAAGATGTCCATGACGTAGGTGCCGGGCGCTGGATAGATGGGCGTGCACGAGGGCTCcagcttctcctcctccttctcttcaTCCATACGCGAGCATCTGGTCGACTTCCGTGGCATGCCTCCTGCCCATGATGGCGTATGGCCTCCGAATCCGACTCCGACCGGAGGGAATCGAGGATCGCCTGCTGCTCCACCTGCAGATCCGCGTCCCCAGCGTCTCCcatatcctcctcctcctcctcctccaagtcctcctcTAGATCCACCGCGTCCGGAGGTAACTTtgtgtgcagaaatcaaagttctccaaacaccgcgaaactttttgtggattattTATGAACCAAAAGAcgaccaatgggccagagcagcacctggggtgccccaaggggggcacaacccaccagggcgcgcctgggcccccaggtgcgccttggtgggttgtgcctaaaggaaatatgccctagaggcaacaataaagttattatttatttccttatttcatgataaatgtttattattcatgctggaattgtattaaccggaaacataatacatgtgtgaatacaatgACAAACAtaccgtcactagtatgcctctacttgactagctcgttaatcaaagatggttaagtttcctaaccatagacatgagttgtcatttgattaacaggatcacatcattaggagaatgatgtaattgacttgacccattccgttagcttagcacttgatcgtttagtatgttgctattgctttcttcatgacttatacatgttcctatgactatgagattatgcaactcccgtttaccggaggaacactttgtgtgctaccaaacgtcacaacgtaactgggtgattataaaggtgctctacaggtgtctccgaaggtacttgttgagttgacgtatttcgagattaggatttttcactccaattgtcggagaggtatctctgggccctctcggtaatgcacatcactataagccttgcaagcaatgtagctaatgagttagttgcgggatgatgcattacggaatgagtaaagagacttgctagtaacgagattgaactaggtattgagatatcgacgattgggcaagtaacacaccgatgacaaagggaacaacatatgttgttatgcggtttgaccgataaagatcttcttagaatatgtgggagccaatatgaccatccaggttctgctattggttattgaccagagatgtgtctcggtcatgtctacatagttctcgaacccgtagggtccgcacgcttaaagttcggtgacgatcggtattatgagtttatatgatttgatgtaccgaaggtagttcggagtactggatgagatcggggacatgacgaagagtctcgaaatggtcgagatgtaaagatcgatatattggatgactatattcggacatcggaaaggttccgagtgattcggctatTTTTCGGGGTACCGTGGAGTTAcgagaatacgaggaagaagtaatgggcctcatgggccaagtggtggaagagaggaggcaaggcgcgcgccccccctagccaaaaccgaattggactaggggcccgacccccctttcctccttttcctccctctccttccttctccctctccaccttcctttcctcctcctagtgggagtaggaaaggggagtcctactcctactaggaggaggactcctcctcctggcgcgccctacaggggccggccggcctcccccttgctcctttatatacgggggcaagggggcacctctagacacacaag
This window encodes:
- the LOC119294478 gene encoding uncharacterized protein LOC119294478 gives rise to the protein MDIFFMNSWLQPRRLSAARVKELDGSCGEKEREAGREREREQRTEHKDDRFGLPLEVAAVYCERVLAGEAAAACEYSMAELSLLCEAHLCTFSHLNGDNLY